Proteins encoded in a region of the Methylosinus trichosporium OB3b genome:
- the erpA gene encoding iron-sulfur cluster insertion protein ErpA, translating to MDVAQSIAKPELTERAAKRILALLAAEAAGAAMRVGVGGGGCSGFQYTYSVEPAPSADDVAIERDGARLVVDPVSLAYLAGARIDFVDDLMGQSFRIENPNATSSCGCGSSFSL from the coding sequence ATGGACGTAGCGCAGAGCATCGCGAAACCAGAGCTGACCGAGCGCGCGGCCAAGCGCATTCTCGCTCTTCTGGCCGCCGAGGCGGCGGGCGCGGCGATGCGCGTCGGCGTCGGCGGAGGCGGATGCTCGGGCTTCCAATACACCTATTCGGTCGAGCCCGCGCCGAGCGCGGACGATGTGGCGATCGAGCGCGACGGCGCGAGGCTCGTCGTCGATCCGGTCTCGCTGGCCTATCTCGCCGGCGCGCGCATCGATTTCGTGGACGATCTGATGGGCCAGTCGTTCCGCATCGAGAATCCCAACGCCACATCCTCCTGCGGCTGCGGCTCGAGCTTCTCGCTCTGA
- a CDS encoding deoxyguanosinetriphosphate triphosphohydrolase has product MATLDLPPARRAVYACDPAASRGRLFPEHASPTRTEFQRDRDRIIHSTAFRRLAHKTQVFVPLDGDHFRTRLTHTIEVGQIARALARALALDEDLAEAVALAHDLGHPPFGHAGERALQRCMADHGGFDHNAQALRVVTLLERRYARYDGLDLTFETLEGVVKHNGPLAGPKAARVLPAYVREFDAQFPLGLDTFASAEAQAAAIADDIAYDAHDIDDGLRAGLFTLEDIAAAPFIGVMLDEIAAVYGAIEETRIIHELVRRVITRFVEDVIVQSKKRLALTAPQSAEDVRRAGVAMVAFSPPMAEADRSIKAFLFPRMYRHEKIVGVWTRAEEVISRLFPVYLADPGLMSAEWAELARAEQGRARHVADYIAGMTDRFALGEYRRLFGETVALG; this is encoded by the coding sequence TTGGCGACCCTGGACCTTCCTCCGGCCCGCCGCGCCGTCTACGCCTGCGATCCGGCGGCGTCGCGCGGGCGGCTCTTTCCCGAGCACGCCTCGCCGACCCGCACCGAGTTCCAGCGCGACCGCGACCGTATCATCCATTCGACGGCCTTCCGCCGCCTCGCACATAAGACACAGGTGTTCGTGCCGCTCGACGGCGATCATTTTCGCACCCGGCTGACGCATACGATCGAGGTCGGGCAGATCGCGCGGGCGCTCGCGCGGGCGCTCGCTCTCGATGAAGATCTGGCCGAGGCGGTGGCGCTCGCCCATGATCTCGGCCACCCGCCCTTCGGCCATGCCGGCGAGCGCGCGCTGCAACGCTGTATGGCCGATCACGGCGGCTTCGACCACAACGCCCAGGCGCTGCGCGTCGTCACTCTGCTGGAGCGCCGTTACGCCCGCTATGACGGGCTCGATCTCACTTTCGAGACGCTGGAAGGCGTCGTCAAGCACAATGGCCCGCTCGCCGGCCCGAAGGCCGCGCGCGTCCTGCCGGCCTATGTGAGGGAGTTCGACGCGCAGTTTCCGCTCGGGCTCGATACATTCGCCAGCGCCGAGGCGCAGGCGGCGGCGATCGCCGACGACATCGCCTATGACGCCCATGACATCGACGACGGGCTGCGCGCCGGCCTGTTCACGCTCGAGGACATCGCCGCGGCGCCGTTCATCGGCGTGATGCTCGACGAGATCGCCGCCGTCTATGGCGCGATCGAGGAGACGCGAATCATTCACGAGCTGGTGCGGCGCGTCATCACGCGCTTCGTCGAGGATGTGATCGTGCAGTCGAAGAAGCGGCTCGCGCTGACGGCGCCGCAGAGCGCCGAGGACGTGCGGCGCGCCGGCGTCGCCATGGTCGCCTTCTCGCCGCCCATGGCCGAGGCCGACCGCTCGATCAAGGCGTTTTTGTTCCCGCGCATGTATCGGCACGAGAAGATCGTCGGCGTCTGGACGCGCGCCGAGGAGGTGATCTCGCGGCTGTTCCCGGTCTATCTCGCCGATCCGGGGCTGATGTCCGCCGAATGGGCCGAGCTGGCCCGCGCGGAGCAGGGCCGCGCGCGCCATGTGGCGGATTATATCGCCGGCATGACCGACCGCTTTGCGCTCGGCGAATATCGGCGGCTGTTCGGGGAGACGGTGGCGTTGGGGTGA